In Drosophila simulans strain w501 chromosome 3R, Prin_Dsim_3.1, whole genome shotgun sequence, a single window of DNA contains:
- the LOC6728001 gene encoding histone-lysine N-methyltransferase Su(var)3-9 isoform X1: MATAEAQIGVNRNLQKQDLSNLDVSKLTPLSPEVISRQATINIGTIGHVAHGKSTVVKAISGVQTVRFKNELERNITIKLERLSEKKIKKLLSSKQQRQQYEIKQRSMLRHLAELRRHSRFRRLCTKPAPSSMPASTSSAARRTTRRSTSLSSLSPSNSSGYGSVFGCEEHDVDKTSSNKGFAKLKRRRSSCVGAPTSNSKRSKNNEGLVAKKPPKGEYVVERIECVEIDQYQPVFFVKWLGYHNSENTWESLANVADCAEIEKFVERHQQLYETYIAQITTELEKQLEALPLMENITVAEVDAYEPLNLQIDLILLAQYRAAGSRSQREPQKIGERALKSMQIKRAQFSRRKQLADLALFEKRMNHVEKPSPPIRVENNVDLDTIDSNFMYIQDNIIGKDVPKPEVGILGCKCTEDTEECAASTKCCARLADELFAYERSTRRLRLRPGSAIYECNSRCSCDSSCSNRLVQHGRQVPLVLFKTANGSGWGVRAATALRKGEFVCEYIGEIITSDEANERGKAYDDNGRTYLFDLDYNTAQDSEYTIDAANYGNISHFINHSCDPNLAVFPCWIEHLNVALPHLVFFTLRPIKAGEELSFDYIRADNEDVPYENLSTAVRVECRCGADNCRKVLF; the protein is encoded by the exons GCGTGCAGACTGTGCGCTTCAAGAACGAACTGGAGCGCAACATCACAATCAAGCTGG AACGCTTgagcgaaaagaaaatcaagaaaCTTTTGAGCTCcaagcagcagcgacagcagtATGAAATCAAACAGCGTTCAATGCTACGCCACCTGGCCGAATTGCGGCGACATAGCCGATTCCGCCGCCTCTGCACCAAGCCAGCACCGTCTTCCATGCCAGCATCCACCTCCAGTGCAGCTAGACGCACCACCCGGCGAAGCACCAGTCTGAGCTCACTGAGTCCCAGCAATAGTAGCGGCTATGGCAGCGTTTTTGGCTGCGAGGAACATGATGTGGACAAAACATCCAGTAACAAGGGATTCGCCAAACTGAAGCGTCGACGCAGCAGTTGTGTGGGAGCTCCAACTTCCAACTCCAAGCGGTCGAAAAATAACGAGGGACTAGTGGCCAAAAAGCCGCCCAAAGGAGAGTACGTTGTGGAGCGTATTGAATGCGTTGAGATTGATCAGTATCAGCCAGTCTTCTTCGTCAAATGGTTGGGATACCATAATAGCGAGAACACCTGGGAAAGTCTTGCCAACGTGGCCGACTGCGCCGAAATCGAGAAGTTTGTGGAGCGGCATCAGCAGCTCTACGAGACATACATAGCCCAGATAACCACTGAGCTTGAGAAGCAGCTGGAGGCATTGCCACTTATGGAGAACATTACGGTGGCCGAAGTAGATGCCTATGAGCCACTCAATCTGCAGATCGATCTTATCCTGCTCGCCCAATATCGCGCTGCTGGCAGTCGCAGCCAAAGGGAACCGCAGAAAATTGGAGAACGAGCCCTGAAAAGCATGCAAATCAAGCGGGCTCAATTTTCACGGCGCAAGCAGTTGGCTGATCTAGCATTGTTCGAGAAGCGCATGAATCATGTGGAGAAACCGTCACCTCCAATACGTGTGGAGAACAACGTAGATCTGGACACTATAGACAGCAATTTCATGTACATACAGGATAACATAATCGGCAAGGATGTGCCCAAGCCGGAAGTGGGAATTCTGGGCTGTAAGTGCACTGAAGACACAGAGGAGTGTGCTGCCTCTACGAAGTGTTGTGCCCGCCTCGCCGACGAGCTGTTCGCCTACGAGCGAAGCACACGGCGCTTGCGCCTACGTCCAGGAAGTGCCATCTACGAGTGCAATAGCCGCTGCTCGTGCGATTCAAGCTGCTCCAACCGTCTGGTGCAGCATGGACGCCAGGTACCGTTGGTTTTGTTTAAGACCGCCAACGGCAGCGGATGGGGGGTGCGAGCCGCAACTGCCCTGCGTAAGGGTGAATTTGTGTGCGAGTATATTGGAGAGATCATCACCAGCGATGAGGCAAATGAGCGCGGCAAGGCGTATGACGACAATGGGAGGACATATCTTTTCGATTTGGACTACAACACAGCTCAGGACAGCGAGTACACTATCGATGCGGCTAACTATGGCAACATCTCGCACTTTATCAATCACTCTTGCGATCCAAATCTCGCCGTGTTCCCCTGCTGGATCGAGCACCTGAATGTCGCACTGCCGCACCTCGTCTTCTTCACACTGCGTCCAATCAAGGCGGGCGAGGAGTTGAGCTTCGACTACATTCGCGCGGACAACGAGGACGTGCCCTACGAGAACCTCTCGACAGCTGTGCGCGTCGAGTGCCGCTGCGGAGCTGATAATTGCAGAAAGGTCCTCTTTTGA
- the LOC6728001 gene encoding histone-lysine N-methyltransferase Su(var)3-9 isoform X2 has translation MLRHLAELRRHSRFRRLCTKPAPSSMPASTSSAARRTTRRSTSLSSLSPSNSSGYGSVFGCEEHDVDKTSSNKGFAKLKRRRSSCVGAPTSNSKRSKNNEGLVAKKPPKGEYVVERIECVEIDQYQPVFFVKWLGYHNSENTWESLANVADCAEIEKFVERHQQLYETYIAQITTELEKQLEALPLMENITVAEVDAYEPLNLQIDLILLAQYRAAGSRSQREPQKIGERALKSMQIKRAQFSRRKQLADLALFEKRMNHVEKPSPPIRVENNVDLDTIDSNFMYIQDNIIGKDVPKPEVGILGCKCTEDTEECAASTKCCARLADELFAYERSTRRLRLRPGSAIYECNSRCSCDSSCSNRLVQHGRQVPLVLFKTANGSGWGVRAATALRKGEFVCEYIGEIITSDEANERGKAYDDNGRTYLFDLDYNTAQDSEYTIDAANYGNISHFINHSCDPNLAVFPCWIEHLNVALPHLVFFTLRPIKAGEELSFDYIRADNEDVPYENLSTAVRVECRCGADNCRKVLF, from the coding sequence ATGCTACGCCACCTGGCCGAATTGCGGCGACATAGCCGATTCCGCCGCCTCTGCACCAAGCCAGCACCGTCTTCCATGCCAGCATCCACCTCCAGTGCAGCTAGACGCACCACCCGGCGAAGCACCAGTCTGAGCTCACTGAGTCCCAGCAATAGTAGCGGCTATGGCAGCGTTTTTGGCTGCGAGGAACATGATGTGGACAAAACATCCAGTAACAAGGGATTCGCCAAACTGAAGCGTCGACGCAGCAGTTGTGTGGGAGCTCCAACTTCCAACTCCAAGCGGTCGAAAAATAACGAGGGACTAGTGGCCAAAAAGCCGCCCAAAGGAGAGTACGTTGTGGAGCGTATTGAATGCGTTGAGATTGATCAGTATCAGCCAGTCTTCTTCGTCAAATGGTTGGGATACCATAATAGCGAGAACACCTGGGAAAGTCTTGCCAACGTGGCCGACTGCGCCGAAATCGAGAAGTTTGTGGAGCGGCATCAGCAGCTCTACGAGACATACATAGCCCAGATAACCACTGAGCTTGAGAAGCAGCTGGAGGCATTGCCACTTATGGAGAACATTACGGTGGCCGAAGTAGATGCCTATGAGCCACTCAATCTGCAGATCGATCTTATCCTGCTCGCCCAATATCGCGCTGCTGGCAGTCGCAGCCAAAGGGAACCGCAGAAAATTGGAGAACGAGCCCTGAAAAGCATGCAAATCAAGCGGGCTCAATTTTCACGGCGCAAGCAGTTGGCTGATCTAGCATTGTTCGAGAAGCGCATGAATCATGTGGAGAAACCGTCACCTCCAATACGTGTGGAGAACAACGTAGATCTGGACACTATAGACAGCAATTTCATGTACATACAGGATAACATAATCGGCAAGGATGTGCCCAAGCCGGAAGTGGGAATTCTGGGCTGTAAGTGCACTGAAGACACAGAGGAGTGTGCTGCCTCTACGAAGTGTTGTGCCCGCCTCGCCGACGAGCTGTTCGCCTACGAGCGAAGCACACGGCGCTTGCGCCTACGTCCAGGAAGTGCCATCTACGAGTGCAATAGCCGCTGCTCGTGCGATTCAAGCTGCTCCAACCGTCTGGTGCAGCATGGACGCCAGGTACCGTTGGTTTTGTTTAAGACCGCCAACGGCAGCGGATGGGGGGTGCGAGCCGCAACTGCCCTGCGTAAGGGTGAATTTGTGTGCGAGTATATTGGAGAGATCATCACCAGCGATGAGGCAAATGAGCGCGGCAAGGCGTATGACGACAATGGGAGGACATATCTTTTCGATTTGGACTACAACACAGCTCAGGACAGCGAGTACACTATCGATGCGGCTAACTATGGCAACATCTCGCACTTTATCAATCACTCTTGCGATCCAAATCTCGCCGTGTTCCCCTGCTGGATCGAGCACCTGAATGTCGCACTGCCGCACCTCGTCTTCTTCACACTGCGTCCAATCAAGGCGGGCGAGGAGTTGAGCTTCGACTACATTCGCGCGGACAACGAGGACGTGCCCTACGAGAACCTCTCGACAGCTGTGCGCGTCGAGTGCCGCTGCGGAGCTGATAATTGCAGAAAGGTCCTCTTTTGA